One genomic window of Glycine soja cultivar W05 chromosome 9, ASM419377v2, whole genome shotgun sequence includes the following:
- the LOC114366959 gene encoding glutamate receptor 3.6-like, translating into MRKVWLLVIVMFYHVFPSKGISNVSTRPSTVNIGALMSFNSTVGRVAKVAIEAAVDDINSNATILNGTKLNISMLDTKLSTGFLGIIDSLRLMEKDTVAIIGPQFSVMAHVISHIANEMQVPLLSFAATDPTLTSLQFPYFVRTTQSDLYQMAAVAEIVDHFQWRDVIAIYIDDDHGRNGVAALGDKLAEKRGKISYKAPFRPNNITREEINNALVKIALIESRVIVLHIYPSFGLQVLHVARSLGMMGSGYVWIATDWLSTLLDSNPSLFTTQAMNDIQGVITLRMYTPESEIKRNFSSRWNKLSQKKDPEEGPFALNTFGLYAYDTVWLLASALDAFFKSGGTLSFSNDSSLNMLKGDTLKLDTMGVFVDGVMLLEKILEVNRTGLTGQMMFSPDGNLVHPSYEVINVIGTGIRRIGYWSETSGLHTGETPNHSNSSEGLFGVIWPGQTTQTPRGWVFASNGRHLRIGVPLRISYREFVSRTEGTEMFGGYCIDVFTAALNLLPYPVPYKFVPFGDGKTNPLNTKLLNKITAGEFDAVVGDITITTNRTKIVDFTQPYIESGLVVVAPIRKMKSSAWAFLRPFTPMMWFVTGMFFLAVGVVVWILERRLNEDFRGPSRRQFVTIIWFSFSTLFFAHREKTVSTLGRLVLIIWLFVVLILNSSYIASLTSILTVEQLSSSVKGIESLATSNERIGFLSGSFAENYLTEELNIHRSRLVPLNSPSEYEKALKDGPANGGVTAIIDERAYMELFLATRCEYGIVGQEFTKMGWGFAFPRDSPLAIDMSTAILKLSENGDLQRIHDKWLTRSACSSEGAKQGIDRLELESFWGLFLLSGIACFIALLCYVIRMAYRFSRHPNSNPEGCSSYYTRLRSFFTFVNEREEEEEKNIMSKRKRTEKGSSRRVAHEDGLIMDGSSVSVHIENDAAQG; encoded by the exons ATGAGAAAAGTTTGGCTTCTTGTCATAGTGATGTTCTACCATGTCTTTCCTTCAAAAGGAATCAGCAATGTTTCTACAAGACCGAGTACTGTTAACATAGGGGCACTTATGTCCTTCAATTCAACCGTTGGCAGAGTGGCTAAAGTTGCTATAGAAGCTGCAGTGGATGATATAAATTCCAATGCAACGATTCTCAATGGAACCAAGCTTAATATTTCAATGCTTGACACCAAACTATCCACTGGGTTCCTAGGAATCATTGACT CATTAAGATTGATGGAGAAAGACACTGTGGCCATAATTGGTCCCCAGTTCTCAGTCATGGCTCATGTGATTTCCCATATTGCAAATGAGATGCAAGTGCCTCTACTTTCATTTGCAGCAACGGATCCTACACTGACTTCACTGCAGTTCCCATATTTTGTTAGGACAACTCAGAGTGATCTGTATCAGATGGCTGCTGTGGCAGAAATTGTTGATCACTTTCAATGGAGAGATGTAATAGCAATTTacattgatgatgatcatggaaGAAATGGGGTAGCTGCATTAGGGGACAAGCTAGCTGAGAAACGCGGTAAAATATCGTATAAAGCACCATTTAGGCCTAATAACATTACCAGGGAAGAAATAAACAATGCATTAGTAAAGATAGCTTTAATTGAATCAAGGGTAATAGTTCTTCACATATACCCTTCTTTTGGTCTACAAGTGCTTCATGTGGCTCGGTCACTAGGCATGATGGGAAGTGGTTATGTGTGGATAGCCACAGATTGGCTTTCTACATTACTAGATTCAAACCCGTCATTGTTCACAACTCAAGCCATGAATGACATCCAAGGTGTTATCACCTTGCGCATGTACACCCCCgagtcagaaatcaaaagaaattttAGTTCTAGGTGGAACAAACTGAGCCAAAAGAAGGATCCTGAAGAGGGTCCTTTTGCATTGAACACCTTTGGCCTTTACGCCTATGACACGGTTTGGTTGCTTGCTTCTGCACTAGATGCATTTTTTAAGAGTGGTGGAACTTTGTCATTTTCAAATGATTCAAGCTTAAACATGTTAAAAGGGGACACCCTTAAACTTGATACTATGGGGGTATTTGTTGATGGAGTCATGTTGCTTGAAAAGATTTTAGAAGTGAACAGAACTGGTTTAACAGGCCAAATGATGTTTAGTCCTGATGGAAACTTGGTGCATCCATCATATGAAGTCATTAATGTGATAGGCACTGGAATTCGGAGGATCGGTTATTGGTCCGAAACCTCTGGCCTCCACACTGGGGAAACTCCCAATCATTCCAATTCCAGTGAAGGACTATTTGGTGTCATCTGGCCTGGCCAAACAACCCAAACCCCGCGAGGTTGGGTTTTCGCCAGCAATGGAAGACACTTGAGGATTGGGGTGCCACTCAGAATTAGTTACCGCGAGTTCGTGTCAAGAACTGAGGGGACTGAGATGTTTGGTGGTTATTGCATAGATGTGTTCACTGCAGCCCTCAACTTGTTGCCTTATCCTGTTCCCTACAAGTTTGTTCCATTTGGAGATGGTAAAACCAATCCATTAAATACAAAACTTCTCAACAAGATCACAGCTGGG GAGTTCGATGCTGTTGTAGGGGACATTACAATTACCACAAACCGAACTAAGATAGTGGATTTTACACAGCCATACATTGAGTCTGGGCTAGTTGTTgtggcacctattaggaagatgAAATCCAGTGCTTGGGCTTTCTTGAGGCCATTCACTCCGATGATGTGGTTTGTCACGGGAATGTTTTTCTTGGCTGTTGGAGTTGTTGTGTGGATATTAGAACGTCGCTTAAACGAAGACTTTAGAGGCCCATCAAGAAGACAGTTTGTGACCATTATATG GTTTAGCTTTTCAACCCTGTTTTTTGCACATA GAGAAAAAACTGTGAGCACTCTGGGTCGCTTAGTGCTAATAATATGGCTTTTTGTGGTTTTGATACTCAACTCAAGCTACATTGCAAGCCTCACCTCCATCCTAACCGTGGAACAGCTCTCTTCCTCGGTTAAGGGAATCGAAAGCTTGGCAACAAGCAATGAACGCATCGGTTTCCTGAGTGGCTCCTTTGCAGAGAATTATCTGACAGAGGAGCTCAACATTCACAGATCCAGGCTTGTTCCTCTCAACTCACCATCAGAATATGAAAAGGCCTTGAAGGATGGTCCTGCTAATGGGGGTGTCACTGCAATAATAGATGAACGTGCATACATGGAGCTGTTCCTTGCAACCAGATGTGAATACGGTATTGTTGGGCAAGAGTTCACCAAGATGGGTTGGGGCTTT GCATTCCCGAGAGACTCTCCCCTAGCAATTGACATGTCCACTGCCATCCTAAAACTATCAGAGAATGGTGATCTCCAGAGAATTCATGACAAATGGCTCACAAGAAGTGCATGCAGCTCAGAGGGTGCCAAACAAGGCATAGACCGACTTGAGCTAGAAAGCTTTTGGGGTCTGTTCCTACTGAGTGGCATTGCATGCTTCATTGCTCTCCTTTGCTATGTTATCAGAATGGCCTATCGTTTTAGCAGACACCCCAATAGTAACCCTGAGGGA